In one window of Primulina tabacum isolate GXHZ01 chromosome 8, ASM2559414v2, whole genome shotgun sequence DNA:
- the LOC142552812 gene encoding laccase-14-like translates to MRIFFLYFNVVILLLCSIRQGDALVRRYKFKLQDASYSRLCSNKTILTINGQFPGPTIYARKGDLVIVDVYNRANHNITIHWHGVKMPRYPWADGPEYVTQCPITPGTGFRQNVVLSDEEGTLWWHAHSEWSRATVYGALVILPKKTDQYPFPKPHAEVPILLGDWWKSDVQEVMEEFLLTGGDPNVSDAFLINGQPGDLYPCSRQDTFKLKVEYGKTYLVRLINAVMNNIMFFKIANHNITVVGSDASYTKPINSDYITISPGQTIDFLLHANQKPSHYYMASRVYASAGFYDNTTTTGIIEYVGNYNTPPTPLLPTFFQFNDTSASVNFTRQLRSLANKKYPVDVPLNVTNILFFTLSINTRSCPNDSCAGPNGDRFLASVNNVTLVLPKTDILQAYYNRISGIYETDFPDNPPFPYNYTQQFVPQLLWTPENGTDVNVLEYDSVVELVFQGTNTVSGVDHPMHLHGYSFYVVGSGLGNFNKSTDPLNYNLVDPPLMETIAVPINGWTAIRFRANNPGVWFMHCHFERHVSWGMGMTFIVKDGKGPNEKMLPPPPDMPKC, encoded by the exons atgaGGATCTTTTTCTTGTATTTCAATGTCGTCATTCTTCTTCTTTGTAGCATACGACAGGGCGATGCACTGGTTCGACGTTACAAGTTCAAG CTTCAAGACGCATCGTACTCCCGGCTTTGCAGCAACAAGACCATTTTGACAATAAATGGACAATTTCCAGGGCCAACCATTTACGCAAGGAAAGGAGATTTAGTCATTGTTGACGTATATAATCGAGCTAATCATAATATAACCATTCACTG GCATGGGGTGAAAATGCCAAGATATCCCTGGGCGGATGGTCCAGAGTATGTGACTCAGTGTCCTATTACTCCAGGCACAGGGTTCAGGCAAAACGTCGTGCTTTCCGACGAGGAAGGTACTCTATGGTGGCACGCACACAGTGAGTGGTCACGTGCGACAGTATACGGTGCACTCGTGATATTACCAAAGAAGACAGACCAATATCCGTTCCCAAAGCCTCATGCTGAGGTCCCCATTTTACTAG GAGACTGGTGGAAGAGTGATGTGCAAGAAGTTATGGAGGAATTCCTACTAACCGGAGGCGACCCAAATGTATCCGATGCATTCCTTATAAACGGACAGCCGGGCGACCTATACCCGTGCTCAAGACAAG ATACCTTCAAGTTGAAAGTGGAATACGGCAAAACATATTTAGTACGTCTGATAAACGCTGTAATGAACAACATCATGTTCTTCAAAATCGCAAACCATAATATCACGGTTGTCGGATCGGATGCAAGCTATACAAAGCCGATAAACAGCGATTACATCACAATCTCCCCGGGCCAAACCATTGATTTCTTGCTACATGCCAATCAAAAACCTAGTCACTATTACATGGCCTCTCGAGTTTACGCTAGCGCCGGATTTTACGACAACACCACCACCACTGGAATCATAGAATACGTCGGAAATTATAACACACCACCGACACCGTTGCTTCCGACGTTTTTCCAGTTCAACGACACATCTGCATCCGTTAATTTTACGAGGCAGCTGAGAAGTTTAGCTAATAAAAAATACCCTGTCGATGTCCCTTTAAATGTCACGAATATATTGTTCTTTACTCTTTCGATCAATACAAGATCTTGCCCGAATGATTCGTGTGCCGGGCCGAACGGGGATCGGTTCTTGGCAAGTGTGAATAACGTAACCTTGGTTTTGCCGAAAACGGACATCCTTCAAGCTTATTACAATCGTATCAGTGGCATCTACGAGACCGACTTTCCTGATAATCCACCTTTCCCGTACAATTACACGCAACAGTTTGTGCCTCAACTCTTGTGGACGCCTGAAAATGGAACAGACGTGAATGTTCTTGAATACGATTCCGTTGTGGAGCTTGTTTTTCAAGGAACAAACACAGTTTCGGGTGTCGATCACCCGATGCACTTACATGGATACAGTTTTTACGTGGTTGGCTCGGGATTGGGGAACTTTAACAAAAGCACCGATCCTTTGAATTATAATCTCGTGGACCCTCCATTGATGGAAACCATCGCGGTTCCGATAAACGGGTGGACGGCGATACGATTCAGGGCAAACAATCCAG GAGTTTGGTTCATGCACTGCCATTTCGAACGGCATGTCAGCTGGGGAATGGGGATGACATTCATTGTTAAAGATGGGAAAGGCCCAAATGAGAAAATGCTGCCACCGCCTCCCGATATGCCCAAGTGTTGA
- the LOC142552814 gene encoding laccase-14-like codes for MKVFVWPLASVVLLCSVIASDAAIRNYTFVLQDTVYTKLCESITILTINGQSPGPTIYARKGDLVIVDLINRANHNITIHWHGVKMPRYPWWDGPEYVAQCPIKPGERFKYNIVLSDEEGTLWWHAHNDWSRATVYGALIILPEEGDSYPFPKPAAEFPVIIGEWWKADVQEVMEEFLANGGDPNNSDAFLLNGQPGDKYPCSKQDTFRVTVEFGKTYLFRLVNSIMNNIMFFKIANHNITVVGSDASYTKHLNSDYIAISPGQTIDFLLHANQKPSHYYMAARVYASSGIFDNSTTTGIIEYAGNYPPPTNMVVPKFFDFNDTGASVRFTNQLKSLADKKHPVDVPLKVDKTLFFTLSVNKRNCSNCVGPDGDRLLASVNNITLLLPSISILDAYYYNIPRVYTPNFPDSPLYKFNYTGPITPNLEDPQNGTRVLVLEYNTDVELVFQGTNIVGGVDHPMHLHGHSFYVVGSDLGNFNPTEDPQNYNLKDPPLMETIAVPRNGWTAIRFKANNPGVWFMHCHFERHVSWGMGMTFITKNGKGRNARLAPPPDDMPKCT; via the exons atgaaagttTTTGTTTGGCCTCTCGCAAGTGTTGTTCTTCTTTGTAGTGTAATTGCGAGCGATGCTGCAATTCGAAACTACACTTTTGTG CTTCAAGATACGGTGTACACCAAGCTTTGCGAGAGCATAACAATTTTGACTATAAATGGACAATCTCCAGGACCAACCATTTATGCAAGAAAAGGAGATTTAGTCATTGTTGATCTTATAAATCGTGCTAACCATAATATAACCATCCACTG GCATGGAGTGAAAATGCCAAGATATCCTTGGTGGGATGGCCCCGAATACGTTGCCCAATGCCCCATTAAACCCGGCGAAAGATTTAAGTATAATATCGTGCTCTCCGACGAGGAAGGAACCTTGTGGTGGCACGCACACAACGACTGGTCGCGCGCAACCGTCTACGGCGCACTCATAATCTTACCGGAGGAGGGAGACAGCTATCCCTTCCCTAAACCTGCTGCGGAATTCCCTGTTATAATCG GAGAGTGGTGGAAAGCTGATGTGCAGGAAGTTATGGAGGAATTTCTAGCAAATGGAGGTGACCCAAATAATTCTGATGCGTTCCTTCTAAATGGTCAACCCGGCGATAAATATCCGTGCTCAAAACAAG ATACATTCAGGGTGACGGTGGAATTCGGCAAAACTTACTTGTTCCGTCTGGTGAATTCAATAATGAACAACATCATGTTCTTCAAAATTGCAAACCATAATATCACAGTCGTCGGATCAGACGCAAGCTACACAAAACACTTAAACAGTGATTACATCGCCATCTCTCCTGGCCAAACCATAGATTTCTTGCTACATGCCAATCAAAAACCTAGTCACTATTACATGGCTGCCCGAGTCTACGCCAGCTCTGGAATATTTGACAATAGCACCACCACAGGAATCATAGAGTATGCCGGAAACTACCCCCCGCCAACGAATATGGTCGTTCCAAAGTTTTTCGACTTCAACGACACTGGTGCATCGGTGAGATTCACAAACCAGCTCAAAAGCTTGGCCGATAAGAAACACCCCGTTGATGTTCCTTTAAAGGTCGATAAAACTTTATTCTTTACCCTTTCGGTGAACAAACGTAATTGCAGCAACTGCGTCGGGCCGGATGGAGACAGACTTTTGGCGAGTGTGAATAATATAACGTTGTTGCTGCCGAGCATATCGATTCTTGACGCTTATTACTACAATATACCAAGAGTTTACACACCAAACTTCCCTGATTCCCCGTTGTATAAGTTCAATTATACCGGACCTATTACCCCTAATCTGGAGGATCCTCAAAATGGAACTCGTGTGCTTGTTCTTGAATATAATACTGATGTGGAACTTGTGTTCCAAGGGACTAATATTGTCGGTGGGGTTGATCATCCGATGCACTTACATGGGCATAGTTTCTATGTTGTCGGGTCCGATCTAGGAAACTTTAACCCAACCGAAGATCCTCAGAATTACAACCTCAAAGACCCTCCTTTAATGGAGACAATTGCGGTTCCAAGGAACGGTTGGACCGCCATACGATTCAAGGCAAATAATCCAG GAGTTTGGTTCATGCACTGCCATTTTGAGAGGCATGTAAGCTGGGGAATGGGAATGACATTCATAACTAAAAACGGGAAAGGCAGAAATGCTCGTTTGGCTCCACCACCTGATGATATGCCTAAGTGCACATAA
- the LOC142552815 gene encoding laccase-14-like — MIRSFSKMAILLPFLFLVFLGFTLPIHAMTHHHYFVVTDTPYSRLCSNKSILTVNGQFPGPTIYVSQGDTIVIDVINKAKENITIHWHGVKQIRFPWSDGPEYITQCPIRPGTMFNQRIVLSDEIGTLWWHAHSDWSRATVHGALVVYPKIQNDYPFPTPYAQIPIILGEWWKSDIQAVLSEFLRTGGDPNVSDAFLINGQPGDLYQCSRNDTFKVMVEYGKTYLFRMVNAVMNNIMFFKIANHNITVVGSDGSYTKPLISDYITISPGQTIDFLLEANQKPSQYYMAARVYASAATFDNTTTTAIVEYLGNYTTPSSPSLPTLPAINDTLASTNFTGKLRSLADKTHPVDVPLRPSTILFFTLSINLLPCDNNATNCTGPFNGRLGASVNNNSFVLPSVSILQAYYDRIKGVYTNDFPSKPPLRYNYTETFVPQDLWRSGNGTRVRVLEYNSTVELVFQGTNSVAGIDHPMHLHGHSFYVVGWGFGNFDKDKDPLNYNLVDPPFQNTIAVPRNGWTTIRFRANNPGVWLMHCHLERHISWGMEMVFIVKNGKGSNATMLPPPKDFPRC; from the exons ATGATTAGATCATTTTCGAAGATGGCAATATTGTTGCCTTTCTTGTTTCTTGTGTTCCTTGGGTTTACTCTTCCTATCCATGCAATGACTCATCACCATTACTTTGTGGTAA CGGATACTCCTTACAGCAGGCTTTGCAGCAACAAGAGCATATTGACCGTAAATGGCCAATTTCCAGGACCGACTATATATGTCTCCCAAGGAGACACGATTGTCATTGATGTCATTAACAAGGCAAAAGAAAACATAACCATTCATTG GCATGGCGTGAAGCAGATAAGATTTCCATGGTCTGATGGACCGGAGTACATTACTCAGTGCCCGATTCGACCTGGAACCATGTTTAATCAAAGGATTGTTCTATCAGATGAGATAGGAACTTTGTGGTGGCATGCCCATAGCGACTGGTCGCGAGCCACCGTGCACGGTGCACTCGTCGTCTATCCAAAGATTCAAAATGACTATCCTTTTCCCACACCTTATGCACAAATTCCAATCATACTAG GGGAGTGGTGGAAGAGTGATATACAGGCTGTTTTGAGTGAATTTCTACGAACTGGAGGGGATCCAAATGTGTCTGATGCTTTCCTTATAAATGGCCAACCTGGAGATTTATACCAATGCTCCAGAAATG ATACGTTCAAAGTGATGGTGGAATACGGCAAGACATATTTGTTCCGAATGGTCAATGCGGTAATGAACAACATTATGTTCTTCAAAATCGCAAACCATAATATCACAGTGGTCGGATCAGATGGGAGCTACACAAAGCCATTGATCAGTGATTACATCACCATTTCCCCCGGCCAAACCATCGATTTCTTGCTCGAAGCCAATCAAAAACCTAGCCAATATTACATGGCTGCTAGGGTTTATGCCAGTGCCGCAACTTTTGACAACACAACCACCACCGCGATCGTTGAGTACCTAGGAAACTACACGACCCCATCTTCTCCCTCTCTCCCGACTCTCCCCGCAATAAACGACACGCTCGCCTCGACAAATTTTACGGGAAAGCTCAGAAGTTTGGCTGATAAAACCCATCCAGTTGATGTACCTTTAAGACCAAGTACGATCTTGTTCTTCACACTTTCTATCAACTTGCTCCCATGCGATAACAATGCTACTAACTGCACCGGGCCATTCAACGGGAGACTTGGAGCAAGTGTGAACAACAACAGTTTCGTTCTACCTAGTGTTTCCATTCTTCAAGCTTATTATGATCGGATAAAGGGTGTTTATACAAATGATTTTCCAAGTAAGCCGCCACTTAGGTATAATTACACGGAAACCTTTGTTCCCCAAGATTTGTGGAGGTCGGGTAATGGAACAAGAGTGAGGGTTCTTGAATATAATTCTACCGTGGAACTTGTCTTCCAAGGGACAAATAGTGTTGCGGGTATAGATCATCCCATGCACTTACATGGACACAGCTTTTACGTCGTCGGATGGGGATTCGGAAACTTTGATAAGGATAAGGATCCTTTGAACTATAATCTAGTGGACCCTCCATTCCAAAACACAATCGCGGTTCCTCGAAATGGATGGACAACCATCAGATTCAGAGCAAATAATCCAG GTGTTTGGCTCATGCATTGTCATTTAGAGCGTCATATAAGTTGGGGAATGGAGATGGTGTTCATTGTTAAAAATGGAAAGGGCTCGAATGCCACAATGTTGCCTCCACCTAAAGATTTTCCACGATGCTAG
- the LOC142552816 gene encoding laccase-15-like has translation MYLKYFHVLIFIIFVSSLSSGAFVRRYRFIVKEASYMRLCKEKKILTVNGQFPGPTLKVHKGDTIVVDVYNRGKYNITIHWHGVKQPRNPWTDGPEYVTQCPIQPGNKFSQRVIFSTEEGTLWWHAHSDWSRATVHGPIIVYPKRGTSYPFHRPVAEIPIMLGEWWKKDIMKVYEEFVASGGQPRDSDAYTLNGQPGDFYPCSKPGTFKVNVTYGNTYLLRIINSDMNEILFFGVAKHKLTVVGTDASYTKPLTRDYIAISPGQTMDCLLRADQRENDRYYMAATPYVNGVGVSFDNTTTTGIIRYRGRHGPSTTTPCLPYLPYYNDTSAAVNFTYSLRSLNSESHPALVPLNITKRLVSTISVNAFPCYPDQTCAGPNGTRLGASMNNVSFVSPWFDILEAYYYGIRGMFGKRFPNHPPFVFNYTADFLPLELEIAKRGTQAKVLEYRSLVELVLQGTNLVAGIDHPMHLHGFSFYVVGHGFGNFDERRDTSKYNLVDPPLRNTIGVPRNGWTAIRFKADNPGVWLMHCHFERHLVWGMDTVFIVKNGKRADEWLLPPPPDMPPC, from the exons ATGTATCTTAAATACTTTCATGTTCTAATTTTCATAATCTTTGTTTCCTCCCTTAGTTCAGGAGCCTTCGTTCGTCGTTATCGTTTCATT gTGAAGGAAGCTTCATACATGAGATTATGCAAGGAAAAGAAGATTTTGACGGTGAATGGGCAGTTTCCGGGGCCAACTCTGAAAGTTCACAAGGGTGACACTATAGTTGTGGATGTTTATAACAGAGGAAAATACAACATCACCATCCACTG GCATGGGGTGAAACAGCCTAGAAATCCTTGGACAGATGGCCCTGAATATGTCACACAATGTCCGATCCAACCTGGAAACAAGTTCAGCCAAAGGGTTATATTTTCAACAGAAGAAGGGACGTTATGGTGGCATGCACATAGTGATTGGTCTCGTGCTACGGTGCATGGCCCGATCATCGTCTACCCGAAACGAGGAACGTCCTACCCATTCCACAGACCCGTTGCAGAGATTCCAATCATGCTAG GGGAGTGGTGGAAAAAGGATATAATGAAAGTTTATGAGGAATTTGTTGCCAGTGGAGGGCAACCGAGGGATTCTGATGCATATACTTTAAATGGCCAGCCTGGGGATTTTTATCCATGCTCAAAACCTG GCACATTTAAAGTGAATGTGACATATGGCAACACATATCTCCTTCGTATAATCAATTCGGACATGAACGAAATCCTCTTCTTTGGGGTGGCTAAACACAAGCTAACAGTTGTTGGAACGGATGCGAGCTACACtaaaccactgaccagagattATATCGCAATTAGCCCTGGCCAGACCATGGACTGTCTTCTACGTGCCGATCAACGAGAAAACGACCGATACTACATGGCCGCCACACCATATGTAAATGGTGTTGGGGTTAGTTTTGACAACACAACGACTACAG GGATCATAAGATATCGAGGGCGTCACGGTCCTTCCACGACGACGCCTTGTCTGCCCTACCTTCCCTACTACAACGACACTTCTGCAGCTGTAAACTTCACATACAGCCTCAGAAGCCTGAACTCTGAATCCCATCCAGCCTTAGTCCCTCTCAACATAACCAAACGACTCGTATCGACAATCTCCGTAAACGCATTTCCATGCTATCCCGACCAAACATGCGCAGGCCCGAACGGGACACGTCTCGGCGCCAGCATGAACAACGTCAGCTTTGTGAGCCCTTGGTTCGACATTCTAGAGGCCTACTACTACGGCATTCGTGGCATGTTTGGAAAGCGTTTCCCGAATCATCCGCCCTTCGTGTTCAACTACACTGCAGATTTTCTTCCCCTGGAACTAGAGATTGCGAAAAGAGGGACACAAGCGAAAGTTCTGGAGTATAGGTCATTGGTAGAACTGGTTTTACAAGGCACAAATCTTGTTGCCGGGATAGATCATCCTATGCATTTACATGGATTCAGTTTCTATGTTGTGGGGCACGGGTTCGGGAATTTCGATGAGCGCCGTGACACATCGAAATATAATCTTGTCGACCCTCCTCTACGTAACACCATTGGTGTCCCAAGGAATGGATGGACTGCAATCCGATTCAAGGCAGATAATCCAG gGGTATGGCTTATGCATTGCCATTTTGAACGTCACCTAGTATGGGGAATGGACACAGTTTTCATTGTGAAAAACGGGAAGCGCGCGGACGAATGGTTACTGCCACCGCCACCGGACATGCCACCGTGTTGA
- the LOC142554282 gene encoding uncharacterized protein LOC142554282, whose translation MAGRPPRNNRNPRYANVNNRNNNEEDPNADGNPPPRVGLSQVDLMAIATIVAITIQGLGNPNGNGNQQPQPPPAQNGIKYHYESLRKNRCPVFKGDADPESSQSWLKSVETQLRLLEIPEALKVEVIVPFLEDKASKWWETVSPTLTAAGAITWKQFRDVFLKQYFSAEVRLQKLSEFENFSQTLDMSVVDYTSQFNDFGTYAPTIMADEVLKMHRYKKGLISRIQSSLAVYQPTSFADLMGAAIRAETDIKRRENENKNKRPLTGQSSQGKPPFKRPNQSSGPFKGASSHPTYQEPKMCPKCNNRHSGECHRQTGACFNCGKLGHRIANCPEPLKRSTKPNADANLNKPRENKSNARVFAITQEEADDANDVVAGTIFVNEMPTYVLFDSGATHSFISKRFTKKLGLTLELLVEPFRVATPTSKTVETHRVHRKCKICINEHLFQAELIQLNMVEFDIILGMD comes from the coding sequence ATGGCCGGAAGACCTCCCCGAAACAATCGCAACCCGCGATACGCAAACGTTAACAACCGCAACAACAATGAGGAAGATCCGAATGCTGACGGCAATCCACCTCCCAGAGTGGGCCTGAGCCAAGTAGATTTAATGGCTATAGCCACCATAGTGGCAATAACTATCCAGGGTTTGGGAAACCCCAATGGTAACGGTAATCAGCAGCCACAACCACCACCGGCACAGAATGGGATCAAGTATCATTATGAGTCCCTTCGTAAGAACCGTTGCCCAGTGTTCAAGGGAGACGCCGACCCTGAGAGTAGCCAGAGTTGGTTGAAAAGCGTGGAAACCCAACTGCGACTGCTAGAGATACCTGAGGCACTTAAGGTAGAGGTGATAGTGCCATTCCTGGAGGATAAGGCAAGCAAGTGGTGGGAAACCGTCTCACCTACCCTGACAGCCGCCGGAGCAATCACTTGGAAACAATTCAGAGATGTCTTTCTCAAACAGTATTTCTCAGCAGAAGTCAGACTTCAGAAACTGAGCGAGTTTGAGAACTTCTCGCAAACTCTAGACATGTCAGTGGTAGATTACACCTCCCAATTCAATGACTTTGGAACTTATGCCCCGACAATCATGGCAGATGAAGTTCTAAAGATGCACAGATACAAGAAGGGTTTGATCAGCCGTATCCAGTCATCCTTAGCAGTTTACCAACCTACAAGCTTTGCTGATTTAATGGGAGCAGCGATAAGAGCTGAGACGGATATCAAGCGTCGGGAGAACGAGAACAAGAATAAGCGACCTCTTACTGGACAGTCATCTCAAGGGAAGCCACCATTCAAGAGACCGAATCAGTCCAGTGGACCCTTCAAAGGTGCTTCGTCCCACCCAACTTACCAAGAACCAAAGATGTGCCCCAAATGTAATAATCGTCATTCTGGAGAATGCCACCGACAGACGGGAGCATGTTTCAATTGTGGGAAATTAGGGCATCGAATTGCTAACTGCCCCGAGCCATTGAAGAGAAGTACCAAGCCTAATGCTGATGCTAACCTCAACAAGCCAAGGGAGAATAAGTCCAACGCTCGTGTGTTTGCAATAACCCAAGAAGAAGCAGATGATGCAAACGATGTCGTGGCAGGTACCATTTTTGTCAATGAAATGCCaacttatgtgttatttgatagTGGTGCCACTCATTCATTTATATCTAAGAGGTTCACTAAGAAACTAGGGCTTACGCTTGAATTACTAGTTGAACCATTTAGAGTAGCGACTCCTACTAGTAAGACAGTCGAAACACATAGAGTGCACCGAAAGTGTAAAATCTGTATCAATGAGCACCTATTCCAAGCAGAATTGATACAACTGAACATGGTGGAGTTCGATATCATCTTAGGAATGGATTGA